A genomic region of Paroedura picta isolate Pp20150507F chromosome 4, Ppicta_v3.0, whole genome shotgun sequence contains the following coding sequences:
- the TSHZ2 gene encoding teashirt homolog 2 isoform X1 has protein sequence MPRRKQQAPKRAAGYVQEDDPKEDEDVKEEEEDDNESNSTARLQGSNDPGTDEEHDLGPDLKGSFSYQNSPVSHISNQDVENESLLSDASDQVADIKSLCSRETQDSKANAQPKIPSEAHSCMDKMTAVYANILSDSYWTGLGLGLKLTNSEKRGCDHRNGASKSEFDWHQDALTKSLQQSLPTRPVSKPNLFSSVQLYRQSSKMCGTVFTGASRFRCRQCSAAYDTLVELTVHMNESGHYQDDNHKKDKHRPTSYSKPRKRAFQDMDKEDAQKVLKCMFCGDSFDSLQDLSVHMIKTKHYQKVPLKEPVPTISSKMVTPAKKRVFDVNRPCSPDSTTGSFADTFSPQKNANLQLSSNNRYGYQNGASYTWQFEACKSQILKCMECGSSHDTLQQLTTHMMVTGHFLKVTSSASKKGKQLVLDPLAVEKMQSLSEAPPGDAPLSKPSSNAATEPSAPASELKKESKQSKPEETNKDEKVVKNEDYEDTLQKAMDPTMKYQYLREEDLEDASKGGGDILKSLENTVTTAINKAQNGAPSWSAYPSIHAAYQLSEGSKPSLPVGSQVLQVRPTVSNKLRPIAPKWKVMPLVPVSTNMPQCTQVKKEAESKKEVQKDYVKEGNKTDTAPNSQNDGESLPPDEVGIEPRRSDPSPLKEEDTAVEDEEKEQSKTKEPGTLSLSNGCATPIHSSDLPCLNPLSALQSVLNNHLGKANEPLRPQSNSSPTSSSVSVFHKPSLNMMEKPVLSPAPTPPKSASVTSRRYMFENNDQPIDLTKSKSKKEASAQAQSCASPSQKHALSDIADMVKVLPKATTPKPASSSRIPPMKLEMDIRRFEDVSTEVSTLHKRKGRQSNWNPQHLLILQAQFASSLFQTSEGKYLLSDLGPQERMQISKFTGLSMTTISHWLANVKYQLRKTGGTKFLKNMDKGHPIFYCSDCASQFRTPSTYIGHLESHLGFQMKDMNKLAVEQQTKVEQEISRVSVQRSPETIAGEEDTDSKFKCKLCSRTFVSKHAVKLHLSKTHSKSPEHHSQFVAEVDEE, from the coding sequence GTTACGTCCAAGAAGATGATCCGAAAGAGGATGAAGACgtcaaagaggaagaagaggacgacaATGAGAGCAATTCGACCGCTCGCCTTCAGGGCAGCAACGACCCCGGCACAGATGAAGAACACGACCTGGGCCCCGATCTGAAAGGCAGCTTTAGCTACCAGAATTCTCCCGTCAGTCACATCTCCAACCAGGATGTCGAGAATGAATCCCTGTTAAGTGACGCAAGTGACCAGGTGGCTGACATCAAAAGCCTTTGCTCCCGAGAGACGCAGGACTCCAAAGCGAACGCCCAGCCCAAAATTCCCAGCGAAGCCCATAGCTGCATGGACAAAATGACAGCGGTGTATGCCAACATCCTTTCGGACTCTTATTGGACGGGCTTAGGGTTAGGACTCAAGCTGACCAATTCGGAGAAGAGGGGATGCGACCACAGAAACGGGGCCAGCAAAAGTGAGTTTGACTGGCACCAGGATGCCTTGACCAAAAGCCTGCAGCAGAGCTTGCCCACCAGGCCCGTCTCGAAACCAAACCTTTTCAGCTCTGTGCAGCTCTACAGGCAGAGTAGCAAGATGTGCGGGACGGTATTCACGGGCGCCAGTCGGTTCCGGTGCCGGCAGTGCAGCGCCGCCTACGATACCTTGGTGGAGCTCACGGTGCACATGAACGAAAGCGGCCATTACCAAGACGACAACCACAAAAAAGACAAGCACAGGCCGACGAGCTACTCCAAACCCCGCAAAAGGGCCTTCCAGGACATGGACAAAGAAGACGCCCAGAAAGTTTTGAAGTGCATGTTCTGTGGCGACTCCTTTGATTCCCTTCAAGATCTAAGTGTTCATATGATCAAAACAAAACACTACCAAAAAGTGCCTTTGAAGGAGCCAGTCCCGACCATTTCTTCCAAAATGGTGACTCCCGCGAAGAAACGCGTCTTCGACGTCAACAGGCCTTGCTCCCCAGACTCTACCACCGGGTCGTTTGCAGATACCTTTTCTCCTCAGAAGAATGCCAACCTGCAGTTGTCTTCTAACAATCGCTATGGCTACCAGAACGGTGCCAGTTACACGTGGCAATTTGAAGCATGCAAGTCACAGATTTTGAAGTGCATGGAGTGCGGGAGTTCCCACGATACTTTGCAGCAGCTTACGACGCACATGATGGTCACCGGTCACTTCCTGAAAGTCACGAGCTCGGCCTCAAAGAAAGGGAAGCAACTTGTTTTGGATCCCCTAGCTGTGGAGAAAATGCAGTCGCTTTCTGAGGCACCGCCTGGAGATGCCCCGCTTTCGAAACCTTCCAGCAACGCAGCTACAGAGCCCTCAGCTCCGGCTTCAGAGCtgaaaaaagaaagcaagcaaagTAAACCTGAGGAAACAAACAAAGATGAGAAAGTAGTAAAGAACGAAGATTATGAAGACACCCTTCAGAAGGCCATGGATCCTACCATGAAGTACCAGTATCTTAGAGAGGAAGATTTAGAAGATGCTTCAAAAGGCGGTGGAGATATCTTGAAGTCTTTAGAAAATACAGTCACCACAGCCATCAACAAAGCCCAAAATGGGGCCCCCAGTTGGAGTGCATATCCTAGCATCCATGCAGCTTATCAGCTTTCGGAAGGATCTAAGCCTTCTTTGCCGGTGGGGTCCCAAGTTCTCCAAGTCAGGCCAACCGTTTCAAATAAGCTGAGGCCTATTGCACCCAAGTGGAAAGTGATGCCTCTGGTTCCTGTCTCAACGAACATGCCCCAATGCACTCAAGTGAAGAAGGAAGCAGAGTCCAAAAAGGAAGTGCAGAAGGACTATGTTAAAGAGGGGAACAAAACAGACACAGCCCCAAACAGTCAGAATGATGGGGAGTCTCTCCCTCCAGATGAAGTAGGTATAGAACCCAGAAGGTCAGATCCAAGTCCCTTGAAGGAGGAGGACACAGCAGTAGAAGACGAGGAGAAAGAACAATCAAAAACAAAGGAGCCAGGAACCTTGTCTCTAAGCAATGGGTGCGCTACCCCTATCCATTCCTCCGACTTGCCTTGTTTAAACCCGCTGAGCGCCCTGCAATCGGTGCTGAACAACCACTTGGGCAAAGCCAACGAGCCTTTGAGGCCTCAGTCCAATTCCAGCCCCACTTCCAGTTCAGTCTCTGTGTTCCATAAGCCTAGCTTGAACATGATGGAGAAGCCGGTTTTATCTCCTGCCCCAACGCCACCCAAATCTGCAAGCGTTACCTCCAGGCGTTACATGTTTGAAAACAACGACCAGCCCATAGACCTGACCAAATCAAAAAGCAAGAAAGAAGCATCTGCCCAAGCACAATCTTGCGCCTCCCCGTCTCAGAAGCACGCCCTGTCCGACATTGCAGACATGGTCAAAGTTCTCCCCAAAGCTACAACGCCAAAACCTGCTTCCTCCTCTAGGATCCCACCAATGAAACTGGAAATGGACATCCGGCGTTTCGAAGATGTCTCGACGGAAGTCTCCACTTTAcacaaaaggaagggaaggcagtccaACTGGAATCCTCAGCACCTcctcatcttgcaggcccagtttGCTTCCAGTCTCTTCCAAACTTCCGAAGGTAAATATTTATTGTCGGATCTGGGCCCTCAAGAACGCATGCAAATCTCTAAATTTACTGGACTGTCCATGACGACCATCAGTCACTGGCTGGCCAATGTGAAGTACCAGCTCAGAAAAACTGGAGGAACCAAGTTTTTGAAAAACATGGATAAAGGGCACCCCATCTTTTATTGCAGTGACTGTGCATCTCAGTTTAGAACCCCGTCAACGTACATTGGCCACTTAGAATCCCATCTAGGGTTCCAAATGAAAGACATGAACAAGTTGGCTGTGGAGCAGCAAACCAAGGTAGAGCAAGAAATCTCCAGAGTTTCAGTTCAGAGATCTCCCGAAACAatagctggggaagaggacacaGACTCTAAGTTCAAATGTAAGTTGTGCTCTCGGACATTTGTGAGCAAACATGCAGTAAAACTTCATCTAAGCAAAACACACAGCAAGTCACCAGAACACCATTCACAGTTTGTAGCAGAAGTGGATGAAGAATAA
- the TSHZ2 gene encoding teashirt homolog 2 isoform X2, which yields MWEIDISRTSAGYVQEDDPKEDEDVKEEEEDDNESNSTARLQGSNDPGTDEEHDLGPDLKGSFSYQNSPVSHISNQDVENESLLSDASDQVADIKSLCSRETQDSKANAQPKIPSEAHSCMDKMTAVYANILSDSYWTGLGLGLKLTNSEKRGCDHRNGASKSEFDWHQDALTKSLQQSLPTRPVSKPNLFSSVQLYRQSSKMCGTVFTGASRFRCRQCSAAYDTLVELTVHMNESGHYQDDNHKKDKHRPTSYSKPRKRAFQDMDKEDAQKVLKCMFCGDSFDSLQDLSVHMIKTKHYQKVPLKEPVPTISSKMVTPAKKRVFDVNRPCSPDSTTGSFADTFSPQKNANLQLSSNNRYGYQNGASYTWQFEACKSQILKCMECGSSHDTLQQLTTHMMVTGHFLKVTSSASKKGKQLVLDPLAVEKMQSLSEAPPGDAPLSKPSSNAATEPSAPASELKKESKQSKPEETNKDEKVVKNEDYEDTLQKAMDPTMKYQYLREEDLEDASKGGGDILKSLENTVTTAINKAQNGAPSWSAYPSIHAAYQLSEGSKPSLPVGSQVLQVRPTVSNKLRPIAPKWKVMPLVPVSTNMPQCTQVKKEAESKKEVQKDYVKEGNKTDTAPNSQNDGESLPPDEVGIEPRRSDPSPLKEEDTAVEDEEKEQSKTKEPGTLSLSNGCATPIHSSDLPCLNPLSALQSVLNNHLGKANEPLRPQSNSSPTSSSVSVFHKPSLNMMEKPVLSPAPTPPKSASVTSRRYMFENNDQPIDLTKSKSKKEASAQAQSCASPSQKHALSDIADMVKVLPKATTPKPASSSRIPPMKLEMDIRRFEDVSTEVSTLHKRKGRQSNWNPQHLLILQAQFASSLFQTSEGKYLLSDLGPQERMQISKFTGLSMTTISHWLANVKYQLRKTGGTKFLKNMDKGHPIFYCSDCASQFRTPSTYIGHLESHLGFQMKDMNKLAVEQQTKVEQEISRVSVQRSPETIAGEEDTDSKFKCKLCSRTFVSKHAVKLHLSKTHSKSPEHHSQFVAEVDEE from the coding sequence GTTACGTCCAAGAAGATGATCCGAAAGAGGATGAAGACgtcaaagaggaagaagaggacgacaATGAGAGCAATTCGACCGCTCGCCTTCAGGGCAGCAACGACCCCGGCACAGATGAAGAACACGACCTGGGCCCCGATCTGAAAGGCAGCTTTAGCTACCAGAATTCTCCCGTCAGTCACATCTCCAACCAGGATGTCGAGAATGAATCCCTGTTAAGTGACGCAAGTGACCAGGTGGCTGACATCAAAAGCCTTTGCTCCCGAGAGACGCAGGACTCCAAAGCGAACGCCCAGCCCAAAATTCCCAGCGAAGCCCATAGCTGCATGGACAAAATGACAGCGGTGTATGCCAACATCCTTTCGGACTCTTATTGGACGGGCTTAGGGTTAGGACTCAAGCTGACCAATTCGGAGAAGAGGGGATGCGACCACAGAAACGGGGCCAGCAAAAGTGAGTTTGACTGGCACCAGGATGCCTTGACCAAAAGCCTGCAGCAGAGCTTGCCCACCAGGCCCGTCTCGAAACCAAACCTTTTCAGCTCTGTGCAGCTCTACAGGCAGAGTAGCAAGATGTGCGGGACGGTATTCACGGGCGCCAGTCGGTTCCGGTGCCGGCAGTGCAGCGCCGCCTACGATACCTTGGTGGAGCTCACGGTGCACATGAACGAAAGCGGCCATTACCAAGACGACAACCACAAAAAAGACAAGCACAGGCCGACGAGCTACTCCAAACCCCGCAAAAGGGCCTTCCAGGACATGGACAAAGAAGACGCCCAGAAAGTTTTGAAGTGCATGTTCTGTGGCGACTCCTTTGATTCCCTTCAAGATCTAAGTGTTCATATGATCAAAACAAAACACTACCAAAAAGTGCCTTTGAAGGAGCCAGTCCCGACCATTTCTTCCAAAATGGTGACTCCCGCGAAGAAACGCGTCTTCGACGTCAACAGGCCTTGCTCCCCAGACTCTACCACCGGGTCGTTTGCAGATACCTTTTCTCCTCAGAAGAATGCCAACCTGCAGTTGTCTTCTAACAATCGCTATGGCTACCAGAACGGTGCCAGTTACACGTGGCAATTTGAAGCATGCAAGTCACAGATTTTGAAGTGCATGGAGTGCGGGAGTTCCCACGATACTTTGCAGCAGCTTACGACGCACATGATGGTCACCGGTCACTTCCTGAAAGTCACGAGCTCGGCCTCAAAGAAAGGGAAGCAACTTGTTTTGGATCCCCTAGCTGTGGAGAAAATGCAGTCGCTTTCTGAGGCACCGCCTGGAGATGCCCCGCTTTCGAAACCTTCCAGCAACGCAGCTACAGAGCCCTCAGCTCCGGCTTCAGAGCtgaaaaaagaaagcaagcaaagTAAACCTGAGGAAACAAACAAAGATGAGAAAGTAGTAAAGAACGAAGATTATGAAGACACCCTTCAGAAGGCCATGGATCCTACCATGAAGTACCAGTATCTTAGAGAGGAAGATTTAGAAGATGCTTCAAAAGGCGGTGGAGATATCTTGAAGTCTTTAGAAAATACAGTCACCACAGCCATCAACAAAGCCCAAAATGGGGCCCCCAGTTGGAGTGCATATCCTAGCATCCATGCAGCTTATCAGCTTTCGGAAGGATCTAAGCCTTCTTTGCCGGTGGGGTCCCAAGTTCTCCAAGTCAGGCCAACCGTTTCAAATAAGCTGAGGCCTATTGCACCCAAGTGGAAAGTGATGCCTCTGGTTCCTGTCTCAACGAACATGCCCCAATGCACTCAAGTGAAGAAGGAAGCAGAGTCCAAAAAGGAAGTGCAGAAGGACTATGTTAAAGAGGGGAACAAAACAGACACAGCCCCAAACAGTCAGAATGATGGGGAGTCTCTCCCTCCAGATGAAGTAGGTATAGAACCCAGAAGGTCAGATCCAAGTCCCTTGAAGGAGGAGGACACAGCAGTAGAAGACGAGGAGAAAGAACAATCAAAAACAAAGGAGCCAGGAACCTTGTCTCTAAGCAATGGGTGCGCTACCCCTATCCATTCCTCCGACTTGCCTTGTTTAAACCCGCTGAGCGCCCTGCAATCGGTGCTGAACAACCACTTGGGCAAAGCCAACGAGCCTTTGAGGCCTCAGTCCAATTCCAGCCCCACTTCCAGTTCAGTCTCTGTGTTCCATAAGCCTAGCTTGAACATGATGGAGAAGCCGGTTTTATCTCCTGCCCCAACGCCACCCAAATCTGCAAGCGTTACCTCCAGGCGTTACATGTTTGAAAACAACGACCAGCCCATAGACCTGACCAAATCAAAAAGCAAGAAAGAAGCATCTGCCCAAGCACAATCTTGCGCCTCCCCGTCTCAGAAGCACGCCCTGTCCGACATTGCAGACATGGTCAAAGTTCTCCCCAAAGCTACAACGCCAAAACCTGCTTCCTCCTCTAGGATCCCACCAATGAAACTGGAAATGGACATCCGGCGTTTCGAAGATGTCTCGACGGAAGTCTCCACTTTAcacaaaaggaagggaaggcagtccaACTGGAATCCTCAGCACCTcctcatcttgcaggcccagtttGCTTCCAGTCTCTTCCAAACTTCCGAAGGTAAATATTTATTGTCGGATCTGGGCCCTCAAGAACGCATGCAAATCTCTAAATTTACTGGACTGTCCATGACGACCATCAGTCACTGGCTGGCCAATGTGAAGTACCAGCTCAGAAAAACTGGAGGAACCAAGTTTTTGAAAAACATGGATAAAGGGCACCCCATCTTTTATTGCAGTGACTGTGCATCTCAGTTTAGAACCCCGTCAACGTACATTGGCCACTTAGAATCCCATCTAGGGTTCCAAATGAAAGACATGAACAAGTTGGCTGTGGAGCAGCAAACCAAGGTAGAGCAAGAAATCTCCAGAGTTTCAGTTCAGAGATCTCCCGAAACAatagctggggaagaggacacaGACTCTAAGTTCAAATGTAAGTTGTGCTCTCGGACATTTGTGAGCAAACATGCAGTAAAACTTCATCTAAGCAAAACACACAGCAAGTCACCAGAACACCATTCACAGTTTGTAGCAGAAGTGGATGAAGAATAA